Below is a window of Pseudodesulfovibrio sp. 5S69 DNA.
GAAGTCCTGCACCTTTTCCGAGCCCTGTACCGGCGCGTGCACGCAGTGGTAGGAATCGAAACCGAGCATGCGGAACGCCAGCGCAGCGCCGACCCCCTTCTCGTTGGACCATTCCGGCGTGACCTCGGCAAAGGGCATATCCTTCATCTGATGCCCAGCGTACCCGGCGATCTCCCTGAACGTGGCCACGGCGTGGGCGTTGTCGATGCATTCACCGAAATGCCATACCGGGGGTAGCTCTCCTCTGAGGAATATCTGCAATCGCTCGCCGCACTTGTCGAGGGCCTTCTTGTTGCAGTATCCCAGCTTGGCCATGGGGAACGAGGCGCAACCGTTGGTGAAGACCAGGACGTTGTTCTTCAGCAGGATGTCGACAACTTCCACAATGGCCTTTTCGTAAACGACCCGGGTGTTGGTGCAGCCCGCCAGGTTGATGATGCCCTTGATCTGCCCGTTGATGATGGCGGACGCCACGCGCTCCATGCAGCCGTAGTGGGCGTCGAGGGTCTCCAGGCTGAAGCCCACTTCGGCCTCCATCTCGTGGTCGGGGATGTGCCGCTGGACATCCCGGCGATTGCTGAAGCTCTCAATGGCGCGGGTGACTATCCTGTCCGCCAGCTCGGGGAGCTTGTCCAGATCCTCCAGGTCCCGCCGGTAGCCGATGTGCTCGGCCCCGGGCAACCGGTTGGATTCGTTGGTGGTGACGACCACCGTCTTGTAGCAGTCGGCCACGTCCATGATGCCGGGGAAGACCTCCTGAATGTCCGCCAGCCACAGGTCGAGGGCGCCCGTCGCGAGCACCAGCTCCGAACCGTTGGCGTTGGAAAGGGGGATGACGCCGCCGAGCCTGTAGAGCGAGGACAGTCCCGAACAGCAGATGCCGTAGAACTGGATGCCCGCGGCACCGGCTTCTTCCGCCATCTTCACAAACTTGTCCGAGCGGGCCGCCTCAATGACCTTGGTGGCCAGCATGGGGGCGTGTCCGTGGATGGCGATGTTGACAGTGTCCGTCTTCAATGCACCGAGATTCGCCTTGACCGTGGTCCGTTTCGGGGTGCCGTAGAGACAGTCGCTGGCGATGGAGCCGCCGACCACGCTGTTCATGGAAAACGCGATGCCCAGCCGCATGAACTGATCCATGGCCTTGCGCCAGTCGCCCTGGGTGCCGACCGTGGTCTGGTGCAGCGCCTCGAAGACCTCATGATAGGAGCCGACAGGCAGTATGCCCAGCTTCTCCCAGGTCTGCCTCCGCTCGGGAGTGGCGACGGCCTCCAGCGTCCTGTGCGGCCCCGGCACAGTGCGGCTCATGTCCTCAAGCAGGATGTCGGCGATCTCGTTCGCCAGATCTTCAATGCTCTTGTCCTTGGTGACCAGGTTGAAGGCGGCGGCCATTTTCCTGACCGCCTCCTTGCCGAGGATGGGGAGGTCGACTGCCCCGGTGGCGGCCTTCTTCATCGTCAGCATGACTTCGCGCGCCCGCGCCCCATGGGCCGCCACGCCGCCCGCCGCCGCGCGCACCAGATTGCGGGCGACGATCAGGTCCGCATTGGCCCCGCACGTGCCCCGGGGTGAACGTTCGGTTATCTTGCACGGCCCGAGCGAGCAGATGCGGCAGCAGACGCCCGCAAGGCCGAAGGTGCAATGCGGCTTCTGCTTGTCGAAACGGTCGAAGCAGTTCTCGACGCCCTGCTCATCCATGTATTTGACCATCTCCCGAACCGCAGGGTCCGGAGCCTGGTCCATCACGTCCGCCTTGCTGGCGAAGGTCTCGCGGTAGGCCTTGACCGCTGCGGTGTAGTCGGTGAAATCATTATGGTCATGGTGGTGGCCATGCGCATGGGAATGCTGTTCTTTTGCCATGTAATACCCCTTCTGGCTGTATTGCTCGATAAGGCTTCGGAACACGCTTGCGTTCACTCAGGCCTTTCGCGAAGTAGAGTCGTATTCAGGCAAGAGGCGTGCCAGAGGGGATGCTTTCATTACTTACTGAATTTGTTGGGAATTTGTTTCTGGAACCAAAAGTCGGGGACGGAATTCCGTTGATTTCAAAGATTCACGCTGTCAATACAACGGAATACCGTTTTCGCCGCTGAAAAGGAAAGGATGACAAATTGATTGTTGTCTCTATTGAAATTCTATCTTTGATTTCACGGACACACAGCACAATCACTATTGGGAGGCCCTTCGACGAGCTTCCGGCCGAACTGGCGCATCTGAGCTCAAACAGTCGCGATTCGCTCAGACCACGTATCTTCCAAGTGCTATTCCAAGCGGCACCCATGGTTTTATTGGTACATATGGCGTTGCAACTCATTGAAATACCGTAAGCAAGCGGCCCACAGTTTGATTTTTTACAGTTTTCCACGAAGTTAACACCTGCCTAAATCGAAGTATTCCTTGCTTCATGAAGCCATGCCCGGGCTGTGTTTACATCGGCTAGAGTTGGTACTTTAATTTACTAAAATAAAAGGATATTCCTATCAAGACATGTGTGAAAAAATGTGTAACAACATCCCCGAAATTCCCGAAAATCACTAGGGATCACCATAAATCACTTAAAAGTAAGTCCCTGCCATATTTAAAAAACACGGCAGGGACTAGGTTTTCAGAAACGTGGTGGGTACTTTTAAGAATCCCGTGTTCGCTTCGCTCAGGTTCGTGCGGCGGCGGAAGGCCGCGACGGGGAGGCCTTCCGCCGTGCCGGTTGGCGATTTCGGGCAGGGGAAACGGGTGTGACGCCGTGCGAATTTCCACAAGATCGCCCGCCGTTTCCCCTGCTCGAAATCGCGGGTTTTGTTTTTTGGAAAGGGCATGGCGCGATGGGCACTGCCGTTTTTCAGAAGTAAGAAAACGCCGCAAGGACGCTTTGGCGGGTTTCGCCCATGCTCGCCTGCGGCGTTGGCAACCGTCCCGAAGAGGCGGGCTACTTCCACTCCCCACAGAGGAAACCGGCCATCACCCCAGCGCCCCCACCTTCGCCGCAGGCGACACAAAAAGTTTGGGAGGGTCCAGGGAACCCTTTCCAAAGGGTTCCCTGGCGGGGTCTGGGGCAGCGCCCCAGCCGCCGGAGGCGCCCGCCCGGCGGGGACATTTTCTACCGCAGCACGTCGCGCAGGGCGTCGGACAGGTCCGGGAAGGTGAACTCGAAGCCCGCCTGGGTGAGGCGTTCGGGCAGGACGAGTTGTCCGGACAGGAGCACCTCGTCGGCCATTTGGCCGAAGAGCAGGCGCAGGGCGAAGGGCGGGACCGGGGTCTTGTAGGGGCGGCCGAGGACGGTGCCGAGGACGTGGGCGAACTTGGCGAAGTTGACCGGGTTGGGGGCGCAGAGGTTGTAGGGGCCGCTGGCTTCGGGGTTTTCCATGAGGAAGCGGATGGCCCGGACCTCGTCCTTGAGGTGTATCCAGGAGACGCCCTGGAGGCCGGTGCCGGGGGGGCCGCCGAGGTAGTACTTGAAGGGCGGGAGCATGCGCGGGAGGGCGCCGCCGTGGCCGAGGACCATGCCGGTGCGGATGATGCAGCGGCGGGTGCCTATCGTTTCGAGGACGGCGGTGGAGGCCTCCCATTGCCTGCAGACATCGGCCAGGAAGCCGGAGCCGGACTCGGCGTATTCGTCGACCGGGGTGGTGCCGCGCGGGCCGTAGTAGCCCACGGCCGAGGCCTGGATGAGCACGCCCGGCGCCACGCCCGCCTGCTCCACGGCCTGGAGGATGCGTTCCCCGGCCTTGACCCGGCTCTGGAGAATGCGGCGTTTGCGTTTGCGGGTCCAGCGTCCCCCGGCGATGTTTTCACCGGCCAGGTTGACGATGGCGGTATCCGGGCCGAGCACGTCGGGCCAGTCGCCGTTGTCCCAGGGCATGCCGATGACGCCCCCGTTTTCGAACACGGCGGCGACCTTGCCCGGGTTGCGCGACAGGATGAGGATTTCCCAGTCGTGTTCCCGCAGTTCGCGGACCAGTTCCCTGCCGATGAAGCCGGTTCCTCCGGCGATTATTGCGCGCACTTGTCGTTCACCTTGTCAGCATTGCGTCATTGAAGCGTCCTATCCGGTGACCAGAATATCACGTGTGGATATTCATTGCCAGACACTAATAAATTTTAGGATGTTGTGAAGAAGCGGGGAGGGCGGGCTAGGCGTCGTGCAGCTCGACGATGAAGACCGTGCCGCGGGGGTGGTTGGAGGCGGCGCGGACCATGCCGCCGTGGTCGGCGATGATGGACCGGACGATGGTCAGGCCCAGGCCGGTGCCGCCCTTTTTCTCGGTGTAGTAGGGCTCGAACATGCGCGAGGAGTCCTTGGGCAGGCCCGGGCCGTTGTCGGCCACGGAGATGGTCACGGTGCCCGCGTCCGGGTCGTGCGAGGCGGTGATCCGGACCTCGCCGCCCTTCATGCCCTTGAGGGCCTCGGCCGCGTTGGTGAACAGGTTGATGAGCACCTTGCGGATGCCCTCGCGGTCGAAGGGGAACTCGGGGATCTCCGAGACGGACAGGTCCCATTTGATCTTGCGGTGGGTGTTGGCGAACATGGCAGTGACCTCTTCCAGCAGCGGGGCGAGCTTGTCCGGCCGGGGCTGGACCTCGGGCAGCTTGGCGTAGGCCGAGAATTCGGTGACCATGTTCTGGAGCCGCTCCACCTGGTTGACGATCAGTCCGGTGCACTCGTCGAAGGTGCCCTCGGCGATGCGCTCGCCGTATTTGCGTTGCAGCCGCTGGGCGGACAGCTTGATGGGCGTGAGCGGATTCTTGATCTCATGGGCGATGCGCCGGGCCACCTCGCGCCAGGCCGCCAGCCGCTGGATCTTTTCCAGCTCGGTGATGTCCTCGAACACGGCCACGTGGCCCGCGTCGCGCCCGCCTACGTTCTTGAGCGAGACCACGTTGACCAGGACCTTGATCAGCTTGCCGCGCACGGGCAGGTCGATCTGCCGCTGCCAGACCCCGCCGGGTTTGTTGGACAACTGGGCCAGGGCCGCCTGGACCATGGCCGCGAAGTCGCCGGACAGGAAGCGGTAGGGGACCTTGCCGATGAGGAACTCGCCGGGGATGCCGAGGATGCTTTCGGCCGCAGTGTTGACCGTGCCGATGCGCCCTTCGGCGTCCATGGAGATGACGCCCGAGGTGATGTTGTTGAGTACGGCCTCGATGTACTGGCCGCGCCGTTCCAGCTCCTGGTTCTGCTGGGCCAGCCGCTCATTGGCCTGCTGCACGGAGTTCTGGCTCTGCTCCAGGTCCTCGGCCATGCGGTTGAAGGACTGGACCAGGAAGCCGAGCTCGTCGTCCGAGCGGTCCTCCAGGCGCACGGACAGGTCGCCGCGCCCGATGCGTTCCGTGCCCATGGCCAACGCCTGGACCGGGGCGGACAGCTCCTTGGCCAGCCGGAATCCGAACCAGATGGCCCCCAGGATGATGAGCAGGGCCATGACCCCGAGGGTCAGGTACAAGTTCATTTTCCACGGGTACTTGCGTGTCTTGAGCTTCTTGTACTCGTCCAGGCCGCGGACGATCTGGTCGAGCCGGTGCAGGAGCCCCTGGCCCACGGTCTCGCCGAGCACCAGATAGCCGGTCCTGCCCTCATCCACCGGGGTTACGCCCAGGACCAGGTCCGAGCCGGGCTTGGGGATGATCGTCGTCCACGAGCGCGGGTCGGCTCTCAGGGACTGCCAGTCGATCTTTTCCTTGATCTCGGGCCAGGCCTGGCTCCATTGGGCGGTGGCGTGGGTGTTCTGCTCGTTGCCCTCCGGAGTGATGACGCCCACCAGGCTCAGGTCGTACTCGTCGAATTTGCGGTTCAGGTACTTGTCCATGGCCTTGCCGCCCCAGGCGAACTTGGAGTCGATGATGTCCTTGATCATGACCGCGCCGCGCCGCTCCAGCCGGTCCTGGGCCGAGCCGTAGAAGGCCCGTCCGAGTTCCAGGGCCTGCTCCATGGACTCCTCCACCTGGCCCTTGAACCAGTAGTCCACCGAGGTCTGCACGAACTTTACCGAGACCAGGTAGATGAGCACCGTGGGGATGAGCGACAGGGAGATGAAGGCCAGGACCAGCCGGGTGCGCAGCTTGGAGCCGAGCACCCTGCGGCGGCGTTCCAGGACCAGGCGGACCGCGTTGCGGGCCACGTAGAAGAGCATGGCCAGCAGGAAGACCACGTTCAGGATGAGCAGGTTGAGGATCAGGTAGTAATCGCCGCTCAGGTATTTGAGCTCGGCCCAGGTCAGCCCGATGATGAGGACGATGAAGATCAGCGCGATGATGTATTCGCGCCGGTGCCGTCGCTGGTCCCTGCTGCTGGTGGAACTGATGCGGATCGGATCGGGCGTCACGCGTCTGCCCCCTAGAAGGTGAAGTCCAGCTGGAAGGCGTTGTCGGCCCCGGCGTCCCAGGACCAGAAATAGAAGAAGCGCATCAGCCCCTCGGGCGCGTCCTCCTCGTTCATGGAGGTGTGCAGGCGCAGGGAGTATTTCTTGCCCCGGTCGAGCAGAGCCCAGGAGCCCAGGGTCGTGCCGATGGTCCCCCAGCCCTCGTTCAGGATCGCGCTCAGGTCCTTGCCCCGCAGGGGCGTCTGCCTGTCGGGCAGGGTCATGACGAACTCGCGGGTCAGAGGATCGAAACTCAGGCGGCTTTGGAAGTGGACCTCGGTGATTTCCCGGTCCAGCCAGTAGTCGCGAGGCTCAAGCAGGCTGACCTGGCACTTGAGAACCAGCACGGCCCCGTCCTCCAACTCGCCCTTGAGGATAGGCTTCTCCTCGACCACGATGCCGAAGCGCGCCGTGAGCCGCCCGTTCACGTTGGCCAGGGTCGGGGCCTTCAGGCTCAGGCTCTGGGCCATGGCGGTGCCCGCCAACATCAGGACGGCCAGGATCGCGGCGGGAAGGAGAACGGCCGGGAACGATCCGGCCCGCTTGTGGTCAGGGGTGCGCATTGTCCTTGAGGATGTATCAGCCCCCGTTTTAAAGGACAAGTGCCGGGCCTTGTCTTTTCCCGGCTCCGCGCGTTATGGCTGTGCGAGGATTCCACCCCGCAACAGGAGTTCTCCCGTGCAGAAAGAACTGCTCCTCGCCATC
It encodes the following:
- a CDS encoding TIGR01777 family oxidoreductase, whose protein sequence is MRAIIAGGTGFIGRELVRELREHDWEILILSRNPGKVAAVFENGGVIGMPWDNGDWPDVLGPDTAIVNLAGENIAGGRWTRKRKRRILQSRVKAGERILQAVEQAGVAPGVLIQASAVGYYGPRGTTPVDEYAESGSGFLADVCRQWEASTAVLETIGTRRCIIRTGMVLGHGGALPRMLPPFKYYLGGPPGTGLQGVSWIHLKDEVRAIRFLMENPEASGPYNLCAPNPVNFAKFAHVLGTVLGRPYKTPVPPFALRLLFGQMADEVLLSGQLVLPERLTQAGFEFTFPDLSDALRDVLR
- a CDS encoding sensor histidine kinase is translated as MTPDPIRISSTSSRDQRRHRREYIIALIFIVLIIGLTWAELKYLSGDYYLILNLLILNVVFLLAMLFYVARNAVRLVLERRRRVLGSKLRTRLVLAFISLSLIPTVLIYLVSVKFVQTSVDYWFKGQVEESMEQALELGRAFYGSAQDRLERRGAVMIKDIIDSKFAWGGKAMDKYLNRKFDEYDLSLVGVITPEGNEQNTHATAQWSQAWPEIKEKIDWQSLRADPRSWTTIIPKPGSDLVLGVTPVDEGRTGYLVLGETVGQGLLHRLDQIVRGLDEYKKLKTRKYPWKMNLYLTLGVMALLIILGAIWFGFRLAKELSAPVQALAMGTERIGRGDLSVRLEDRSDDELGFLVQSFNRMAEDLEQSQNSVQQANERLAQQNQELERRGQYIEAVLNNITSGVISMDAEGRIGTVNTAAESILGIPGEFLIGKVPYRFLSGDFAAMVQAALAQLSNKPGGVWQRQIDLPVRGKLIKVLVNVVSLKNVGGRDAGHVAVFEDITELEKIQRLAAWREVARRIAHEIKNPLTPIKLSAQRLQRKYGERIAEGTFDECTGLIVNQVERLQNMVTEFSAYAKLPEVQPRPDKLAPLLEEVTAMFANTHRKIKWDLSVSEIPEFPFDREGIRKVLINLFTNAAEALKGMKGGEVRITASHDPDAGTVTISVADNGPGLPKDSSRMFEPYYTEKKGGTGLGLTIVRSIIADHGGMVRAASNHPRGTVFIVELHDA
- a CDS encoding DUF4390 domain-containing protein, with the protein product MRTPDHKRAGSFPAVLLPAAILAVLMLAGTAMAQSLSLKAPTLANVNGRLTARFGIVVEEKPILKGELEDGAVLVLKCQVSLLEPRDYWLDREITEVHFQSRLSFDPLTREFVMTLPDRQTPLRGKDLSAILNEGWGTIGTTLGSWALLDRGKKYSLRLHTSMNEEDAPEGLMRFFYFWSWDAGADNAFQLDFTF